In a genomic window of Sulfuriferula nivalis:
- a CDS encoding type IV secretion system protein — protein MQIIKNSLIKFLLVLGLFASINAHAGIPVIDVTSVTIQQSQLAQAIQQVAAWAQQYQQMVAQYQQAVTMQTIASGSRGMGALPVAPSSSNLPSDWDSALATIKSSGTYATERAKFPTSQNTTLNAAFDQRAASKAAMTNFFALANARIQNVSNLMSQIDTATDPAAKNDLANRLINEQNSIAADKQVMSIIREKLAQDEETTSRAASSAVMCNEFRHAGC, from the coding sequence ATGCAAATTATTAAAAATTCATTAATTAAATTCCTATTGGTTTTGGGCTTGTTTGCAAGTATCAATGCGCATGCTGGCATACCAGTTATTGATGTGACAAGCGTTACTATCCAGCAGTCTCAGCTTGCGCAGGCGATTCAACAGGTTGCTGCTTGGGCGCAGCAATATCAGCAAATGGTCGCGCAGTATCAACAGGCCGTAACGATGCAAACAATCGCATCTGGTTCACGTGGCATGGGTGCGCTACCTGTTGCGCCATCTTCGTCTAACCTCCCGTCAGATTGGGATAGTGCGTTAGCAACGATAAAATCATCAGGTACCTATGCTACTGAACGAGCCAAATTCCCGACATCGCAAAATACGACATTAAATGCAGCTTTTGATCAACGCGCTGCATCAAAAGCTGCCATGACAAATTTTTTTGCGTTGGCTAATGCGCGAATTCAAAATGTTTCAAATTTGATGAGTCAGATTGATACGGCGACAGATCCAGCCGCTAAGAATGATTTAGCGAATCGTTTGATTAACGAGCAAAACAGCATTGCGGCCGACAAACAGGTAATGTCAATCATTAGGGAAAAACTGGCACAAGACGAGGAAACAACAAGCCGAGCCGCAAGTTCGGCGGTAATGTGTAATGAATTTCGCCATGCGGGGTGTTAA
- a CDS encoding type IV secretion system protein, with protein MTVPAFTPTAPITYIIDQITSLVSAALDGVAGNLITTISPLVSAVFGVYIIFLMFNYMRGATPEPLMDLLALIVKWSLIISFGLNAEAYSSTILPIVTGLGGDLANAVSGGTVSANSLDTLGLAYLKIIDDGFAAASNLGALDKIAGYIFVGLKTIVIVFTLVPFLVAATLAIIVANVGSMIIAALAPIFFSFLLFPATRQYFSSWLNSLISYALNPILIAVVSMVGVGISAALIASDGGGQSLVDIPFSQVFTAGIGNLVLLFLLKQVSSLASALSSGGISAPGAGGLGGLASVIRESGMKSHADAKQLERRPLKNPQAAGGGGSVSRKGG; from the coding sequence ATGACAGTTCCCGCATTTACACCGACGGCACCAATAACATACATTATTGACCAGATCACTAGCTTGGTTTCCGCTGCTTTAGATGGAGTAGCTGGAAATTTAATTACAACGATATCACCATTGGTTAGTGCGGTTTTTGGTGTGTATATTATATTTCTCATGTTCAACTATATGAGAGGGGCAACACCAGAGCCATTGATGGATCTGCTTGCTTTGATTGTTAAGTGGTCTCTTATAATTAGTTTTGGTCTAAATGCAGAAGCATACTCATCCACCATTTTACCTATTGTGACTGGGCTTGGTGGTGATTTGGCAAATGCCGTTTCTGGTGGCACTGTAAGTGCTAATTCTCTCGATACGCTTGGACTCGCTTATTTGAAGATAATTGATGATGGGTTCGCTGCGGCTAGTAATCTTGGTGCGTTAGATAAAATTGCAGGGTACATATTTGTTGGATTAAAAACGATAGTTATTGTGTTCACATTAGTACCGTTCTTGGTGGCCGCTACGCTTGCAATTATCGTCGCTAATGTAGGCTCTATGATTATTGCCGCACTTGCGCCTATTTTCTTCTCGTTTCTTCTATTTCCCGCCACTCGGCAATATTTTTCATCGTGGTTGAATTCGTTAATTAGCTATGCTTTGAATCCAATACTAATCGCTGTTGTGTCTATGGTTGGTGTGGGTATATCTGCAGCGCTTATTGCGTCAGACGGTGGCGGCCAAAGTCTCGTTGATATACCATTTTCACAGGTTTTTACGGCGGGTATTGGTAATCTGGTTTTGCTTTTTCTGTTGAAGCAAGTTAGTTCATTGGCATCGGCATTGAGCTCTGGTGGTATTAGTGCTCCTGGTGCAGGTGGTTTGGGAGGGCTCGCATCAGTAATACGTGAAAGCGGAATGAAAAGTCATGCTGACGCGAAACAACTGGAAAGGCGGCCTTTGAAGAATCCACAAGCTGCTGGTGGAGGCGGCTCAGTTAGCAGAAAAGGTGGTTAA
- a CDS encoding EexN family lipoprotein, whose protein sequence is MQKTVILMAVILSACTAKPPTVLEFLHNEKQLSDTTKECRNNGEGNKLNPTPICANAFEAQNMKFTAREFSHCGNDQACLEKFYTDKLK, encoded by the coding sequence ATGCAAAAAACGGTAATTTTAATGGCTGTAATTCTATCTGCATGCACTGCAAAGCCGCCAACGGTACTCGAATTTTTACACAACGAAAAGCAGTTAAGCGATACCACAAAAGAATGCAGAAATAACGGCGAGGGTAACAAGTTAAACCCAACTCCAATATGCGCAAATGCTTTTGAAGCGCAAAATATGAAGTTCACGGCGAGGGAGTTTAGTCACTGCGGCAATGACCAGGCGTGCTTAGAAAAATTCTATACTGACAAACTGAAATGA
- a CDS encoding plasmid recombination protein, which translates to MSKTISVRVAPMSGRASGGQRDHDLRNPKKTPDYVDQSKKHLNSVIIKTPRPSTIRDEIAANRLAAGQQKLRADASTTIAGIITFGTEAQATIQNLPKHAQDDLFKKVATRVARESKRDLLGLVVHRDESAIHAHFTLRGYRLENGREQAPRLTPTDLKRLQDVVAEEVKHLGIERGTPKAERQARGDSLDKIIHRSVAELHADLPKELAALSEKRDYYAVLLAKAETKLQTETAKAEALEKRISVYEHRISDLSQTIEQKELRLKQIEASQEKRASDYLKSIKAPLEPMKTVRVEVIESKGLLTTKTNEYNVISVDEAKRYVAQVEAREQAMSRQLIEVFDAGNEKERELKAKIEEIKDVIKNDPEIMRILDRQKQELAIETAAKPRDIDYGHER; encoded by the coding sequence ATGAGCAAGACCATTTCAGTCCGTGTTGCCCCCATGTCAGGACGGGCAAGCGGTGGTCAACGTGACCACGATTTACGCAATCCCAAGAAAACCCCAGACTATGTTGACCAGTCCAAAAAACACCTGAACAGCGTCATCATCAAAACCCCAAGACCCTCAACCATTCGCGACGAAATCGCCGCGAATCGGTTAGCGGCTGGTCAGCAAAAACTACGTGCAGATGCGAGCACTACGATAGCCGGAATAATAACATTCGGCACAGAGGCTCAAGCCACCATCCAAAACCTCCCAAAACACGCTCAGGACGATTTGTTTAAGAAAGTGGCGACCAGAGTAGCCAGAGAGTCTAAACGCGACCTTCTAGGGCTTGTGGTGCATCGTGACGAAAGCGCGATACATGCTCACTTCACTTTGAGAGGCTACAGGCTAGAAAACGGACGAGAACAAGCCCCAAGGCTAACACCAACCGATTTGAAGCGATTACAGGACGTTGTGGCTGAGGAGGTAAAGCATTTAGGCATCGAGAGAGGTACGCCTAAAGCCGAACGCCAGGCACGCGGTGACAGCCTGGACAAGATCATCCATCGGAGCGTAGCGGAGCTACACGCCGACTTACCCAAGGAACTCGCCGCGCTATCTGAGAAACGAGATTACTACGCGGTACTGCTGGCCAAAGCAGAAACCAAACTGCAAACTGAAACCGCCAAGGCGGAAGCCTTGGAGAAACGCATTAGCGTTTATGAGCACCGAATCAGCGACCTTAGCCAAACCATCGAGCAGAAAGAACTAAGACTGAAACAAATCGAAGCCAGCCAAGAAAAACGGGCAAGCGACTACCTGAAAAGCATCAAAGCCCCTCTAGAACCGATGAAAACGGTGCGTGTTGAGGTAATCGAATCCAAAGGTCTACTTACCACCAAAACGAATGAGTACAACGTTATATCGGTTGATGAAGCTAAACGATATGTGGCTCAAGTAGAAGCTAGAGAACAAGCCATGAGCCGTCAGCTAATTGAGGTTTTTGATGCTGGGAATGAGAAAGAGCGTGAGCTAAAAGCAAAAATTGAAGAAATTAAGGACGTGATTAAAAACGACCCAGAAATAATGCGAATTCTTGATCGTCAGAAACAAGAATTGGCTATTGAAACTGCCGCAAAACCTCGTGATATTGATTACGGACACGAGCGTTAA
- the trfA gene encoding plasmid replication initiator TrfA gives MSFLTASNYLNPVAHLEAVQKRVQAERVSKVTGSSAPLQRKGVQLPLWPEPVRAVPNGFLRSALFGVIGKGKRRYMKAELVAAVDGVEIRYTGQRLDQGDLDVWANVLHTVRLQELGGQCRVTSYALLKLIGKTDTGKNRATLQGRIERLRANALTVKQGRYSYIGGLIARAAKDEKTQEWVIELDAKMWPLFAADQFTQIEWAVRHALNGQPLAQWLHGFYASHAKPFPLKVETLHSLCGSEAILMSDFAKTLRKALNALMDVSATYGKGFSYEIRGNLVHVEKRASGSQRRHLTKKAAKSWKPHV, from the coding sequence ATGTCGTTTTTGACAGCGTCAAACTACCTTAATCCCGTCGCCCATCTCGAGGCTGTGCAAAAACGTGTGCAGGCTGAGCGCGTGAGTAAAGTTACTGGGTCGAGTGCTCCGCTGCAGCGCAAGGGTGTTCAGTTGCCCTTGTGGCCAGAGCCTGTCCGGGCCGTGCCGAATGGCTTTCTACGGTCGGCATTGTTCGGTGTGATCGGCAAGGGAAAACGGCGCTACATGAAGGCCGAATTGGTGGCCGCAGTCGATGGCGTGGAGATCCGCTACACCGGCCAGCGCCTTGACCAAGGCGACCTCGATGTGTGGGCAAACGTGCTGCATACGGTACGCCTTCAGGAGCTTGGCGGGCAATGCCGTGTAACGTCCTATGCCCTGCTGAAGCTCATTGGTAAGACCGACACTGGCAAGAACCGGGCAACCTTACAGGGGCGCATCGAGCGGCTGCGGGCCAATGCCCTGACGGTCAAGCAAGGCCGTTACAGCTACATCGGCGGTTTGATCGCCAGGGCAGCCAAGGACGAGAAAACACAGGAATGGGTGATCGAGCTGGACGCGAAGATGTGGCCACTGTTTGCCGCCGACCAGTTCACGCAGATCGAATGGGCGGTGCGTCACGCGTTGAACGGTCAGCCGCTGGCTCAGTGGTTGCACGGCTTCTACGCCAGCCACGCCAAGCCGTTCCCGTTGAAAGTCGAAACGCTACACAGCCTCTGTGGCAGTGAGGCGATCTTGATGAGCGACTTTGCCAAGACGCTGCGCAAGGCGCTGAACGCCTTGATGGACGTCAGCGCGACCTATGGTAAGGGGTTCAGCTACGAGATTCGCGGCAACCTTGTGCACGTTGAGAAGCGGGCCAGCGGATCACAGCGGCGGCACTTGACCAAGAAGGCGGCTAAGTCCTGGAAGCCTCACGTCTGA
- a CDS encoding DNA-binding protein, giving the protein MHIEEVLTDQYGPLMSIAHLAKVLDRSEEGLRISLRSNSGWSKAINAARLKLGRRVYFRTADVAKVLSN; this is encoded by the coding sequence ATGCATATTGAAGAGGTATTAACAGACCAGTATGGCCCATTGATGAGTATTGCTCATCTCGCAAAGGTGCTTGACCGCTCTGAAGAAGGGCTGCGTATCAGCTTGCGTTCTAATTCTGGTTGGTCAAAGGCAATCAATGCGGCAAGACTTAAACTTGGGCGGCGTGTGTATTTTAGAACTGCAGATGTGGCCAAGGTTTTGAGCAATTAA
- a CDS encoding helix-turn-helix transcriptional regulator, protein MPKKISEWQESVQRFAKPAPGCSPQIAMAIKTFVEKWGPYSVESRRYSIFRLMHDLIDPAWADLCKIFFVDCKLLDHAWERYQWPENFMPYGRLDEHDKNIKYAVEQNKRASIPCRGTINGRYILSDIARYHGFDALDRFLQELYRACHNQEGFLKPTLGASIDSLRNLAMLCRDKRSKMKSAQKGAVNFQRDRFFTVCRLCGQETEISSCLNGNISCSKDDIAPKEQDRLSTQYCSLHRPKERYAENVVRASYRTAKRNQKKFQQELSRLHHQCWGWLTRKPQANSGNVYVDVFIHLLINYHRLGLDDEHDATNDIDQKRLRDEARNLLDQKISDRKKEIVALLALGNNQSSIANQLGITRSAVNQLLRSIPKEYRLDILLLSPPVESANHTGR, encoded by the coding sequence ATGCCTAAAAAAATTTCAGAATGGCAAGAATCCGTTCAACGATTCGCCAAACCAGCTCCTGGATGCAGTCCACAAATTGCAATGGCAATCAAAACTTTTGTAGAAAAGTGGGGGCCATATTCAGTTGAATCGCGACGCTACTCAATTTTTCGACTGATGCACGATTTGATTGATCCCGCATGGGCCGATCTATGCAAAATTTTTTTTGTTGATTGTAAATTGCTAGATCATGCCTGGGAGCGCTATCAATGGCCTGAAAACTTTATGCCATATGGACGACTGGATGAACACGACAAGAACATTAAATATGCTGTCGAACAGAATAAGCGAGCATCAATTCCCTGTAGAGGGACAATCAACGGGCGTTACATCCTGAGCGATATTGCGCGCTATCACGGATTTGATGCGCTAGACAGATTTCTCCAAGAGCTTTATCGGGCATGCCATAATCAAGAAGGTTTCCTGAAACCAACATTAGGAGCAAGTATTGATAGCCTACGCAATCTTGCTATGTTATGCCGTGACAAAAGATCAAAAATGAAGAGTGCACAAAAAGGGGCAGTGAATTTTCAACGTGACCGTTTCTTCACTGTTTGTCGTCTTTGTGGCCAGGAAACCGAAATATCTTCATGCTTGAACGGTAATATTTCGTGTTCAAAAGATGATATTGCCCCTAAGGAACAAGACAGACTCAGCACGCAATATTGCAGCCTTCACCGACCAAAAGAGAGGTACGCCGAAAATGTGGTGCGCGCATCGTATAGGACTGCGAAGCGCAATCAGAAAAAATTTCAACAAGAACTTTCACGTTTGCACCACCAATGCTGGGGCTGGCTTACGCGAAAGCCCCAAGCGAATTCAGGTAATGTATATGTAGATGTATTTATTCATTTACTAATCAATTACCATAGGCTCGGCCTTGATGATGAACACGATGCAACAAATGATATTGATCAAAAGAGATTACGCGATGAAGCACGTAATCTTTTAGATCAGAAAATCTCAGATCGAAAGAAGGAGATTGTGGCGCTTTTAGCATTGGGAAATAACCAATCCTCAATCGCAAACCAACTTGGCATTACAAGATCAGCCGTTAACCAATTACTCCGATCCATACCAAAGGAATATCGCTTGGACATATTACTCTTAAGTCCCCCAGTTGAATCCGCAAACCATACCGGACGCTGA
- a CDS encoding IS91 family transposase → MIRLAHIVATYAAKLLAQHGHHLLPSQQAALTAFQTCRSQMSPRMQLACDDCQTPSYLPHSCGHRHCPHCQAHESQRWIDQQLHKSIPANYFMLTFTVPAQLRTLAWQHQRVMYDLITRCAWETVNTFSQNDNKLRGSAGAVTVLHTHNRRLDYHPHVHLVMPAVAFNPKQRRMRHKHGNYLFNHKALAKVFRAKLLAGIRQAGLTLPNDYPTDWVVDCKAVGTGQHALIYLGRYLYRGVIQEKDILSDRHGQVTFRYRNSQTKQMETRTLSGVAFLRLILQHILPKGYRRARNFGYLHPNSKLLTQLQLTHLWRRNNPPPAQPRPAIRCQCCGGVMKIVRTRIKAIPLATSAPSIKREHRADDTGWETMR, encoded by the coding sequence ATGATCAGACTGGCGCACATCGTAGCAACCTACGCAGCTAAACTGCTTGCACAACACGGTCATCACCTATTGCCCAGCCAGCAAGCTGCCTTAACCGCCTTTCAAACCTGCCGTAGCCAGATGAGCCCGAGGATGCAACTTGCCTGTGATGATTGTCAAACACCCAGCTACCTGCCACATTCCTGCGGTCATCGGCATTGCCCGCATTGCCAGGCGCACGAATCACAGCGCTGGATAGACCAGCAATTACACAAATCCATCCCCGCCAACTACTTCATGCTCACCTTCACCGTGCCCGCCCAGTTGCGCACACTGGCCTGGCAACATCAGCGCGTCATGTATGACTTGATCACACGCTGCGCGTGGGAAACAGTCAACACCTTCAGCCAAAACGACAACAAGCTGCGCGGCAGCGCAGGGGCGGTGACTGTACTGCATACCCATAACCGCCGACTGGACTATCACCCCCATGTGCATCTCGTCATGCCCGCTGTCGCCTTTAACCCCAAACAGCGACGCATGCGTCATAAACACGGCAACTACCTGTTTAACCACAAAGCCCTGGCCAAAGTATTTCGTGCCAAATTACTGGCAGGCATCAGACAAGCAGGACTCACCCTGCCAAACGATTACCCGACCGATTGGGTGGTGGATTGCAAAGCCGTCGGCACTGGACAGCACGCTCTGATCTACCTTGGGCGCTATCTGTATCGGGGGGTGATACAGGAGAAAGACATCCTCTCCGACCGGCATGGTCAGGTCACCTTCCGTTACCGGAACAGCCAAACCAAACAAATGGAAACCCGTACCTTGAGTGGTGTAGCCTTCCTGCGACTGATACTGCAACACATTCTGCCCAAAGGCTACCGCCGCGCCCGCAACTTTGGCTACCTGCATCCCAATAGCAAACTACTCACCCAGCTACAGCTGACCCACCTATGGCGACGGAACAATCCGCCGCCAGCGCAACCCAGACCAGCGATACGTTGCCAATGTTGCGGTGGGGTGATGAAGATAGTGCGCACACGTATCAAAGCGATACCGCTAGCCACATCAGCCCCATCTATAAAACGGGAACACAGAGCAGATGACACAGGGTGGGAGACCATGCGCTAA
- a CDS encoding ATP-binding protein — MLEPLKFQIELNVLKHLGIGLYSSTPSVVTEIIANAWDADANTVSITLDIDNDRIIVEDNGHGMTREHVQNKFLAVGYSRRTSESNQDLSQSGKRRVMGRKGIGKLAMFSLANTINIVTRAKDSDAVAFTINVKDLLVKAEASTNGANYPVQVVDVPSDFTLEHGTRIELRGLNTRINKTEGFLRPRLARRFGVFSDSFHVQVNGRDITRVDAGYYGDLQFLWYFDEATRKMIEPLATALASYKDADGQVHKCVQGVDEELAGEPPCLRMGGFIASVDKPSKLGNGDESLNRLAVFANGRLFQEDVLPELGDARYFNSYLVGEIHADFLDNDAVDRATASRETIRHDDERFQALRTHLRTVFTTIRDQWDDWRTAQGYENTPDKNPKIVEWLNTMKDPRDRKAADRLMTSIGKLNLNNDEAKDAASKNLLYKSAVVGFEKLRARNELARLEHITNKVRL, encoded by the coding sequence ATGCTTGAGCCACTAAAATTTCAAATTGAACTTAATGTGCTTAAGCACCTTGGTATTGGGCTATACAGTTCCACTCCATCAGTAGTAACGGAAATTATCGCCAATGCATGGGACGCTGATGCTAATACAGTGTCAATCACTTTGGATATTGATAACGACAGAATCATCGTCGAAGATAATGGCCATGGCATGACGCGGGAGCATGTGCAAAATAAATTTCTCGCAGTAGGCTATAGTCGTCGAACGAGTGAGTCTAATCAAGACTTGAGTCAAAGCGGTAAGCGACGTGTTATGGGTCGCAAGGGTATAGGTAAGTTGGCTATGTTTTCATTGGCGAATACTATAAATATTGTCACTCGTGCAAAGGACAGCGATGCAGTGGCATTTACTATTAATGTGAAAGACTTGTTGGTAAAAGCTGAAGCTTCAACTAATGGAGCTAATTACCCGGTTCAAGTGGTTGATGTTCCATCCGATTTCACACTTGAACATGGTACCCGTATTGAACTTCGCGGATTAAATACGCGTATAAATAAGACGGAGGGTTTTCTACGGCCACGTCTCGCACGTCGTTTTGGTGTCTTTTCAGATAGTTTTCACGTTCAAGTTAATGGGCGGGATATTACTCGAGTAGATGCTGGCTATTATGGTGATTTGCAGTTTCTTTGGTACTTTGACGAAGCTACAAGAAAGATGATTGAGCCCCTGGCCACGGCCTTAGCAAGCTATAAAGATGCCGATGGGCAGGTGCATAAATGCGTGCAAGGGGTTGATGAAGAGCTTGCTGGTGAACCACCCTGTTTACGTATGGGGGGGTTTATTGCTAGTGTGGATAAGCCTTCAAAGCTTGGTAATGGTGATGAAAGCCTAAATCGTTTGGCAGTATTTGCCAATGGCCGTCTGTTTCAGGAAGACGTATTGCCTGAGTTGGGGGATGCTCGATATTTTAACAGCTATTTGGTTGGTGAAATTCATGCGGATTTTCTAGACAATGATGCAGTAGATCGAGCTACTGCTAGCCGAGAAACTATTCGTCATGATGATGAACGTTTTCAAGCATTACGTACCCATTTGCGCACCGTGTTTACGACAATTCGTGATCAATGGGACGATTGGCGTACCGCGCAGGGCTATGAAAATACTCCAGATAAAAACCCCAAGATTGTGGAATGGCTTAACACTATGAAAGACCCGCGGGATCGTAAGGCTGCAGATCGCCTTATGACATCTATCGGGAAACTTAATCTAAACAACGATGAAGCGAAGGATGCGGCATCAAAAAACTTACTTTATAAAAGCGCTGTTGTTGGATTTGAGAAGCTGCGTGCACGTAACGAATTGGCCAGACTTGAACATATAACGAATAAGGTTAGATTGTGA
- a CDS encoding DNA cytosine methyltransferase, translating to MATIEAVDLFCGAGGLTRGLEDAGVRVRAGFDIDPDCEFPYNANNSATFVLKSVTDLKAADITPWFTPGAVRLLAGCAPCQPFSTMANNSIKRDETKWGMLGEFARLVREIQPELVTMENVPRVTNHAPYQQFISTLLELGYKVDARSLRCTDLGIPQDRRRFVLVASRLGDIYLHTEAGPLPTVREAIGSLPKLAAGETDPNDSMHKARALSEINLERIRASLPGGTWHDWPQHLLSPCHKAESGASYKSVYSRMVWGKPAPTITTQCCSFGTGRFGHPEQDRGISLREAAILQSFPVSYCFVPEGEPISINSVARMIGNAVPPKLGFAVGKTLLKHLEKHYA from the coding sequence ATGGCAACAATTGAAGCGGTTGATTTATTCTGTGGCGCCGGTGGTCTAACTCGTGGCTTGGAAGACGCAGGAGTGCGGGTGCGCGCTGGGTTCGATATTGATCCCGATTGCGAGTTTCCTTACAATGCCAATAATTCGGCCACTTTTGTACTTAAGAGCGTGACGGATCTGAAAGCTGCCGATATCACTCCTTGGTTCACACCGGGTGCTGTGCGGCTACTTGCGGGGTGTGCACCATGTCAGCCATTTTCAACTATGGCTAACAACTCAATTAAACGAGACGAGACAAAATGGGGTATGTTAGGGGAGTTTGCACGATTGGTGCGTGAAATACAGCCAGAACTGGTAACTATGGAAAATGTCCCTCGTGTTACGAACCATGCACCTTATCAGCAATTCATCAGTACTTTACTGGAGTTAGGTTACAAAGTGGATGCGCGTAGTCTGCGCTGTACGGATTTGGGTATTCCACAAGATCGTCGGCGTTTTGTACTGGTGGCATCACGACTAGGGGATATTTACTTACACACAGAGGCCGGTCCGTTACCTACGGTACGAGAAGCTATAGGTAGTCTGCCCAAACTTGCTGCTGGTGAAACAGATCCAAATGATTCAATGCATAAGGCGCGTGCGCTTAGTGAAATTAATTTGGAACGTATACGTGCTTCGCTTCCTGGCGGCACTTGGCATGATTGGCCGCAGCACTTACTTTCACCATGTCATAAGGCGGAGAGTGGTGCTTCTTATAAGAGTGTCTACTCACGTATGGTTTGGGGGAAACCAGCACCTACTATAACTACTCAATGTTGTAGCTTTGGGACTGGACGTTTCGGTCATCCTGAACAGGACCGAGGGATATCTTTGCGAGAAGCTGCCATATTGCAATCCTTTCCTGTCAGTTATTGCTTTGTTCCTGAAGGGGAACCTATTTCAATCAACAGCGTAGCGCGAATGATTGGCAACGCGGTGCCACCGAAACTTGGTTTTGCTGTGGGGAAGACTTTGTTAAAACACTTGGAAAAACATTATGCTTGA
- a CDS encoding site-specific integrase, which yields MAGLDAYAVTTELVAQYRDQRLAGEDRKSKDGNPIPRAANTVRLELALLGHLFTVAVKEWGLGLAYNPVLNVRRPAPGPGRNRRLDADEEMRLFAAVDSHSNPMLRWIARIAIETGMRSSEIITLRRNQIDLVRRIVRLLETKNTQPRTVPLSTIATALFKEALDHPIRPIDTDLIFFGEPGKDGKRRPYNFNKVWMDIKRSVGCEDFHFHDLRHEAVSRLVEAGFSDQEVSAISGHKSMQMLKRYTHLRAEDLVAKLDKLKS from the coding sequence GTGGCTGGGCTGGACGCTTACGCTGTTACGACAGAGCTGGTTGCTCAATACAGGGATCAGCGCCTTGCTGGAGAGGATCGGAAAAGTAAAGACGGCAATCCAATCCCAAGGGCGGCAAATACAGTACGTTTGGAGCTTGCCTTGCTAGGTCATTTGTTTACAGTGGCCGTGAAAGAATGGGGTTTGGGTTTGGCCTACAATCCTGTATTGAATGTGCGTCGACCCGCTCCAGGACCAGGTCGCAATCGCCGACTTGATGCTGATGAGGAAATGCGATTGTTTGCTGCGGTGGACAGTCATTCTAATCCGATGCTTCGCTGGATTGCTCGTATTGCAATCGAGACTGGTATGCGTTCATCAGAAATTATTACGTTACGTCGAAATCAAATCGATCTGGTGAGACGTATTGTGCGCCTGCTTGAGACGAAAAATACTCAACCGCGTACTGTTCCACTAAGTACGATAGCGACGGCATTGTTTAAGGAGGCGTTGGACCATCCGATTCGTCCTATAGATACTGATTTGATCTTTTTTGGTGAGCCAGGTAAAGATGGAAAGCGTAGACCCTACAATTTTAACAAGGTCTGGATGGACATTAAGCGTTCAGTCGGTTGTGAAGATTTTCACTTCCATGATTTGCGGCATGAAGCTGTTAGTCGCTTAGTAGAGGCGGGCTTTAGTGATCAAGAGGTATCTGCTATTAGTGGCCATAAGTCAATGCAGATGCTCAAGCGCTATACGCATCTTAGAGCAGAGGACTTGGTCGCAAAACTCGATAAATTGAAATCATAA